The following are encoded together in the Callithrix jacchus isolate 240 chromosome 19, calJac240_pri, whole genome shotgun sequence genome:
- the ATF3 gene encoding cyclic AMP-dependent transcription factor ATF-3: MMLQHPGQVSASEVSASAIVPCLSPPGSLVFEDFANLTPFVKEELRFAIQNKHLCHRMSSALESVTVSDRPLGVSVTKAEVAPEEDERKKRRRERNKIAAAKCRNKKKEKTECLQKESEKLESVNAELKAQIEELKNEKQHLIYMLNLHRPTCIVRAQNGRTPEDERNLFIQQIKEGTLQS, encoded by the exons ATGATGCTTCAACACCCAGGCCAGGTCTCTGCCTCAGAAGTGAGTGCTTCTGCCATCGTCCCCTGCCTGTCCCCTCCTGGGTCACTGGTGTTTGAAGATTTTGCTAACCTGACACCCTTTGTCAAGGAAGAGCTGAGGTTTGCCATCCAGAACAAGCACCTCTGCCACCGGATGTCCTCTGCACTGGAGTCAGTCACTGTCAGCGATAGACCCCTCGGGGTGTCCGTCACGAAAGCTGAG GTAGCCCCTGaagaagatgaaaggaaaaagaggagacgAGAAAGAAATAAGATTGCAGCTGCCAAGTGCCGaaacaagaaaaaggagaagacagAATGCCTGCAGAAA GAGTCGGAGAAGCTGGAGAGTGTGAATGCTGAGCTGAAGGCTCAGATTGAGGAGCTCAAGAATGAGAAGCAGCATTTGATATATATGCTCAACCTTCATCGGCCCACGTGTATTGTCCGGGCTCAGAATGGGAGGACTCCAGAAGATGAGAGAAACCTCTTTATCCAACAGATAAAAGAAGGAACATTGCAGAGCTAA
- the LOC118149439 gene encoding uncharacterized protein LOC118149439, whose translation MDAKPRNPRTRRRRSQSESPRYAGVPARDPDPSRRRIFHPGTARHQRSPLPNLSRFFSGQPSRSCSQRSGVPRATPSGRAHDTAHLPAPFPIHSSRSVGQRSREPPAFAPSADPGKDRLRQSRVSKRGMQRDGEPDCLGHPCAPTHPPHALSQPGKPAPSAEKGHWRLAAERTPDRRHQEPFAPQVKRES comes from the coding sequence ATGGATGCAAAGCCAAGAAATCCGAGGACCCGCCGAAGGAGAAGCCAGAGTGAGAGTCCCAGGTATGCAGGAGTCCCGGCTCGGGATCCAGACCCCAGCCGGCGCCGGATCTTCCACCCTGGGACAGCGCGGCACCAGCGCTCGCCACTTCCAAACTTATCCCGCTTTTTCTCGGGGCAGCCTTCGCGGTCCTGCAGCCAGCGCTCCGGGGTGCCCAGGGCGACCCCCAGCGGCCGCGCCCACGACACCGCCCACCTGCCCGCCCCCTTCCCCATTCATTCCTCTCGGAGCGTGGGCCAGCGCTCCCGCGAGCCTCCGGCCTTCGCTCCTTCTGCGGACCCCGGGAAGGATCGACTCCGGCAGTCCCGGGTCTCGAAGCGAGGGATGCAGCGGGACGGCGAGCCGGACTGCCTCGGACACCCCTGcgcacccacccacccacctcacgCCCTCTCCCAGCCGGGCAAGCCAGCTCCTTCGGCGGAGAAGGGGCACTGGAGGCTGGCGGCAGAGCGGACGCCAGACCGCCGTCACCAGGAACCTTTCGCTCCCCAAGTCAAAAGAGAAAGTTAG